From the Euphorbia lathyris chromosome 6, ddEupLath1.1, whole genome shotgun sequence genome, one window contains:
- the LOC136232283 gene encoding phospholipase A I, producing the protein MSWGLGWKRPSEIFRLTLNYGTEESEDDLNRTSTSSSTSFSSSSPSSPTSPVLDQDLGFRVDLDWTAADDEDQVALRLQSQLMVALPSPQDCVTVDFNVGEEGGEGEERGEEEQNVRVEMKVIKRREPLRGMMLSKAGSGQQSDGVGVLTRLMRSNLTPGGAVDATGLGYGEHWRTVTYLGLCGCGLSVLPAELIGLPHLEKLYLDNNRLTVLPPELGQLKSLKVLSVDFNMLISVPVELRQCVGLVELSLEHNKLVRPLLDFRAVAELQILRLFGNPLEFLPEILPLRKLRHLSLANMRIVADENLRSVSVQIEMENSSYFGASRHKLSAFFSLIFRFSSCHHPLLASALAKIIQDQGNRVVVGKDENAVRQLISMISSDNQHVVEQACSALSSLAGDVSVAMQLMKCDIMQPIESVLRSAAQEEVMSVLQVVATLSFASDSVSQKMLTKDMLKSLKMLCAHRNPEVQRLALVVVGNFAFCLENRRILVTSESLRDLLLRLTVTSEPRVNKAAARALAILGENENLRRAIRGRQVAKQGLRILSMDGGGMKGLGTVQMLKAIEKGTGKRIHELFDLICGTSTGGMLAVALGIKLMTLAECEEIYKNLGKLVFAEPTPKDEAASWREKLDQLYKSSSQSFRVVVHGSKHSADQFERLLKEMCADDDGNLLIESAVKNVPKVFVVSTLVSVTPAQPYVFRNYQYPAGTLEVPIANSENPGTTVLGISTTGGQVGYKRSAFIGSCKHYVWQAIRASSAAPYYLDDFSDDVNRWQDGAIVANNPTVFAIREAQLLWPDTKIDCLVSIGCGSVPTKVRKGGWRYLDTGQVLIESACSVDRVEEALSALLPMLPEIQYFRFNPVDERCDMELDETDPSNWQKLEAAVEEYINTNSEAFKNACERLLLPYHHEDKLYENFKSQQFPKAKVPNADENSPSLGWRRSVLLVEALHSLDLGRVMYHARALEAFCARNGIRLSLILGASGIVKPVPATTFPSPFTSPLITGSFPPSPLFYSPDFGPQKVGRIDMVPPLSLDGIQSGKSAASPPISPSARRQLSLPVLSLHERLQNTPQVGIIHLALQNDSIGSILSWQNDVFVVAEPGDLADKFLQSVKISLLSMMRSRHKKLPSLLANITSVADLVRVRPYFQVGNVVHRYIGRQTQVMEDDQEIGAYMFRRTVPSMHLTPDDVRWMVGAWRDRIIICTGTYGPTPNLIKAFLDSGAKSVICPSADPPEIPQTSGHGSDEFQVMENGKFEIGEEEAEDEDAEPISPMSDWEDSDPEKNGELYKGFWDDNEEELGQFVCQLYDSLFRGSARVDVALQNALASYRRLRYSCHLPSIH; encoded by the exons ATGTCTTGGGGATTAGGCTGGAAAAGGCCTTCGGAGATCTTCCGTTTAACGCTTAACTATGGTACTGAAGAATCAGAAGACGATCTTAACCGTACATCAACTTCATCTTCAACTTCATTTTCCTCGTCTTCTCCGTCTTCGCCTACGTCACCGGTTCTAGATCAGGATCTTGGATTTCGCGTTGATTTGGATTGGACGGCTGCGGATGACGAGGACCAGGTGGCCCTCAGGTTGCAGTCGCAGTTGATGGTGGCACTGCCTTCGCCGCAGGATTGTGTGACGGTGGATTTTAATGTTGGGGAGGAGGGAGGCGAGGGTGAGGAGAGGGGTGAGGAGGAACAGAATGTGAGGGTAGAAATGAAGGTAATCAAGAGGAGGGAGCCGTTGCGAGGGATGATGTTGAGCAAGGCAGGGTCTGGACAGCAAAGTGATGGAGTAGGGGTTTTAACAAGGTTGATGAGGTCAAATTTGACCCCTGGTGGAGCTGTGGATGCTACTGGTTTGGGTTATGGTGAGCATTGGCGGACTGTCACCTACCTTGGCCTTTGTGGTTGCGGTTTATCG GTATTGCCAGCTGAGTTAATTGGATTGCCTCACCTTGAAAAGCTGTATCTTGATAACAATAGGCTTACAGTTTTGCCACCAGAGCTTGGTCAATTAAAAAGTTTGAAGGTTTTAAGTGTTGATTTCAACATGCTGATTTCAGTTCCCG TTGAATTGAGACAGTGTGTTGGATTGGTTGAACTTTCATTGGAACACAACAAGCTTGTCCGTCCTCTTCTTGATTTCAG GGCTGTGGCAGAGTTGCAAATTCTCAGGCTATTCGGTAATCCTCTGGAATTCCTTCCTGAGATTCTACCGCTGCGCAAACTTCGCCACCTATCCCTCGCAAATATGAGAATTGTAGCTGATGAGAATTTAAGATCAGTGAGTGTACAAATAGAG ATGGAGAACAGCTCTTATTTTGGTGCATCTCGACACAAGCTGAGTGCTTTCTTTTCTCTTATATTCCGTTTTTCTTCATGCCATCACCCATTACTGGCATCTGCACTAGCAAAGATAATTCAAGACCAAGGAAACCGTGTTGTTGTTGGTAAAGATGAGAATGCAGTGCGACAACTCATTAGCATGATAAGTAGTGATAATCAGCATGTG GTTGAACAAGCATGCTCTGCTCTATCCTCTCTTGCCGGGGATGTTTCAGTTGCTATgcagttaatgaaatgtgacaTAATGCAACCCATCGAATCAGTACTGAGATCGGCTGCACAAGAAGAAGTAATGTCAGTGTTGCAAGTTGTGGCCACCTTGTCTTTTGCGTCTGATTCTGTATCTCAAAAGATGTTAACCAAGGATATGTTGAAATCACTAAAGATGTTATGTGCCCACAGAAACCCAGAG GTGCAAAGGTTAGCTTTAGTAGTAGTTGGAAATTTCGCTTTCTGCTTGGAGAATCGCCGTATCTTGGTGACCTCTGAAAGTCTACGGGATCTCCTGTTGCGGCTGACAGTTACATCTGAACCACGTGTTAATAAGGCAGCAGCCCGTGCTTTGGCAATTCTTG GAGAAAATGAGAATTTGCGGCGTGCCATAAGAGGAAGGCAAGTTGCAAAGCAAGGTTTACGCATACTTTCAATGGATGGAGGGGGTATGAAAGGTCTGGGAACTGTCCAGATGCTTAAAGCAATTGAGAAGGGAACTGGAAAGCGTATACATGAGTTGTTTGACCTTATATGTGGCACATCAACGGGTGGGATGCTGGCTGTAGCTCTTGGTATCAAGCTGATGACCTTGGCCGAATGTgaagaaatatataaaaatctTG GAAAGCTTGTCTTTGCTGAACCTACACCAAAGGATGAGGCAGCAAGCTGGAGAGAAAAGTTGGATCAGCTTTATAAAAGTTCATCACAAAGTTTCAGAGTCGTGGTACATGGATCTAAA CACAGTGCAGACCAGTTTGAGAGACTGTTAAAGGAAATGTGTGCTGATGATGATGGCAACCTTTTAATAGAATCAGCAGTGAAAAACGTACCCAAGGTTTTTGTTGTGTCAACTTTGGTTAGTGTGACGCCAGCCCAACCTTACGTATTTAGGAATTATCAG TACCCTGCTGGAACACTTGAAGTGCCTATTGCAAATTCAGAAAATCCAGGAACTACTGTGTTAGGAATATCAACTACAGGAGGTCAAGTTGGCTATAAACGCAGTGCTTTTATTGGCAGTTGTAAGCATTATGTTTGGCAAGCTATAAGAGCATCATCTGCTGCTCCATATtatcttgatgatttctcaGATG ATGTGAACCGTTGGCAAGATGGTGCTATTGTGGCAAACAATCCTACCGTTTTTGCCATTAGGGAAGCACAACTTCTATGGCCTGACACAAAAATTGACTGCTTGGTTTCCATAGGATGTGGTTCTGTTCCAACGAAG GTGAGAAAAGGCGGTTGGCGTTATTTGGACACTGGGCAAGTGTTGATTGAGAGTGCATGCTCTGTTGATCGAGTGGAGGAAGCTTTGAGTGCATTGCTTCCAATGCTCCCTGAAATACAGTATTTTCGTTTTAATCCAG TTGATGAACGTTGTGATATGGAGCTGGATGAGACTGATCCATCAAACTGGCAGAAGTTGGAAGCTGCAGTTGAGGAATACATCAATACTAATTCAGAAGCCTTTAAAAATGCCTGTGAGAGATTACTTCTCCCATATCACCATGAAGATAAGTTATATGAGAATTTTAAAAGTCAGCAATTTCCCAAGGCTAAGGTACCAAATGCAG ATGAGAATAGTCCCTCTTTGGGCTGGAGGCGCAGTGTGCTACTTGTTGAAGCGTTGCATAGTCTTGACTTAGGACGGGTTATGTACCATGCTAGGGCTCTAGAAGCATTTTGTGCGCGCAATGGAATTAGATTATCTCTTATACTTGGGGCATCCGGGATTGTGAAGCCAGTGCCAGCTACTACATTCCCCTCACCATTTACCTCACCCTTGATTACTGGAAGCTTCCCTCCAAGCCCTCTTTTTTATAGTCCCGATTTTGGTCCACAAAAAGTTGGGCGCATTGACATGGTCCCACCTTTAAGCTTGGATGGAATTCAATCTGGAAAGAGTGCTGCATCACCACCAATATCTCCATCAGCACGGAGACAGTTATCTTTGCCTGTACTTTCATTGCATGAAAGGTTACAGAACACTCCGCAAGTGGGAATTATACATTTGGCCCTTCAAAATGACTCAATAGGCTCAATATTGAG TTGGCAGAATGATGTATTTGTTGTCGCTGAACCTGGAGATCTTGCAGATAAATTTCTTCAAAGTGTTAAAATTAGCTTGTTATCAATGATGCGAAGCCGCCACAAGAAGCTTCCATCGCTTCTTGCGAATATAACATCTGTTGCAGATCTTGTTCGTGTTAGACCATATTTTCAAGTTGGAAATGTTGTGCATCGTTACATAGGACGGCAAACACAG GTTATGGAGGATGACCAAGAAATTGGGGCATATATGTTTCGTAGAACAGTCCCTTCTATGCACTTAACACCTGACGATGTTCGCTGGATG GTTGGAGCCTGGAGGGACAGGATCATAATCTGCACAGGGACATATGGACCTACTCCAAATTTAATCAAGGCCTTTCTGGATTCTGGTGCGAAATCTGTTATATGCCCTTCTGCAGATCCCCCAGAAATCCCACAGACGTCAGGCCATGGATCGGACGAATTCCAAGTTATGGAGAATGGGAAGTTTGAGATCGGAGAGGAAGAGGCTGAGGATGAAGATGCAGAGCCAATCAGTCCAATGAGTGATTGGGAAGATAGCGATCCAGAGAAAAACGGGGAACTTTATAAAGGTTTCTGGGATGATAATGAAGAGGAACTTGGACAGTTTGTCTGTCAGCTTTACGACTCGTTGTTTCGAGGAAGCGCAAGGGTGGATGTGGCCTTACAAAATGCGCTTGCTTCGTATCGGAGGCTGAGGTATTCTTGTCATCTCCCTAGTATACATTAA